The following proteins come from a genomic window of Pseudomonas sp. MAG733B:
- a CDS encoding DNA repair protein yields the protein MNRKILLFALGALVAQGASAEGMEERLRTQLRSTTQQLQALQSQQAQASAAQVAAQTEAKAAQAQIKQLTAELARYKGAAEQLASQQDSLQSQAQAQVAASNEQIGKFKKAYDELLVMARGKEAERARLEAQLAERDTQMQQCSVKNQQMYGVAKEILAAYEKIDVAEVMKIRQPFAGTARVKFEELAQGFGDELYKTQFDAPQAAVTH from the coding sequence ATGAACAGAAAAATCCTGTTGTTTGCCCTGGGAGCGCTGGTGGCTCAAGGGGCGAGCGCCGAGGGCATGGAGGAACGCCTGCGTACGCAACTGCGCAGCACCACCCAACAGTTGCAAGCCTTGCAAAGCCAGCAGGCCCAGGCCAGTGCCGCACAGGTTGCCGCGCAAACCGAAGCCAAAGCCGCCCAGGCGCAGATCAAGCAATTGACCGCCGAGTTGGCCAGGTACAAGGGCGCGGCCGAGCAACTGGCGAGCCAGCAAGACAGTTTGCAAAGCCAGGCCCAGGCACAGGTGGCGGCCAGTAATGAGCAGATTGGCAAGTTCAAGAAGGCTTACGACGAACTGCTGGTCATGGCTCGCGGTAAAGAAGCCGAACGGGCGCGACTGGAAGCGCAACTGGCCGAACGTGACACACAAATGCAGCAATGTTCGGTCAAGAATCAACAGATGTATGGCGTGGCCAAGGAGATCCTCGCGGCCTACGAAAAAATCGACGTCGCTGAGGTGATGAAGATTCGCCAACCATTCGCCGGCACAGCGCGGGTCAAGTTCGAAGAACTGGCCCAGG
- a CDS encoding energy transducer TonB, which yields MTAQLPISPSPVKKSPVRFVKWGAGLLIASVAAWFLWQWANDMSGIRREAPKVPTIIPLPPPPPPPPEKPPEPEPPVEEKVVEPEPTPEPEEIQPEEEAPPSPADDLAKPMDMDANAQTAVGGIPVGKGGGMAGSGGGRLGNGTFSQFMAVSFQRLLRDNPDLRNQAYKAQVDVWLSSSGEISRVELAQSSGNAEVDAQILAALRSAPRMNQRPPASFTVPMRVALQGRRPG from the coding sequence ATGACTGCTCAACTTCCCATCAGCCCGTCGCCCGTCAAGAAGTCACCCGTGCGCTTCGTGAAGTGGGGCGCCGGGTTGCTGATCGCCAGCGTGGCCGCGTGGTTCCTGTGGCAATGGGCCAACGACATGAGCGGTATTCGCCGTGAAGCGCCGAAGGTGCCGACCATCATTCCGTTGCCACCACCACCGCCTCCACCACCGGAAAAACCGCCGGAGCCGGAGCCTCCTGTGGAAGAGAAAGTCGTCGAGCCGGAACCGACCCCCGAACCAGAAGAGATTCAGCCGGAGGAAGAGGCGCCGCCATCGCCGGCCGACGACTTGGCGAAACCGATGGACATGGACGCCAACGCGCAGACCGCCGTAGGCGGCATTCCGGTTGGCAAGGGCGGCGGCATGGCCGGTTCCGGCGGCGGACGCCTGGGCAACGGTACCTTTAGCCAGTTCATGGCCGTCAGCTTCCAGCGCTTGTTGCGCGACAACCCGGACCTGCGCAACCAGGCCTACAAGGCGCAGGTCGACGTGTGGTTGAGCAGTTCGGGCGAGATTTCGCGGGTCGAGTTGGCCCAGTCCAGCGGCAACGCCGAGGTCGACGCGCAAATACTCGCGGCCCTTCGTAGCGCGCCGCGCATGAACCAGCGGCCACCGGCTTCTTTCACTGTGCCCATGCGCGTGGCCCTGCAAGGGCGGCGTCCGGGTTAA
- a CDS encoding biopolymer transporter ExbD: MASVNASHDDDDDAAVDSINITPLVDVLMVVLVMFILTATAQVSGIQINLPKASASASLSEAKTKAISVNDGGQVFLDAYPVTLAELEDRLRIEKAQNPDFPVIVRGDATVQYQKVIEVLDLLRRLELSQVGLVTGKPTQG, translated from the coding sequence ATGGCTTCCGTAAATGCCTCTCACGACGATGACGATGACGCAGCGGTGGACAGCATCAACATCACGCCACTGGTGGACGTGCTGATGGTGGTGCTGGTGATGTTCATCCTCACCGCCACCGCGCAGGTCTCGGGTATCCAGATCAACCTGCCCAAGGCCAGTGCCTCGGCGTCGTTGTCCGAAGCCAAGACCAAGGCGATTTCGGTCAACGACGGCGGCCAGGTGTTCCTCGATGCCTATCCGGTGACGTTGGCCGAACTCGAAGACCGACTGCGTATCGAGAAAGCCCAGAACCCGGACTTCCCGGTGATCGTGCGCGGCGACGCCACGGTGCAGTACCAGAAAGTCATCGAGGTGCTGGACCTGCTGCGCCGTCTGGAATTGTCACAAGTCGGTCTGGTGACCGGCAAACCGACACAGGGCTGA
- a CDS encoding DUF2341 domain-containing protein, which translates to MQRIFLAFLMCLSFVLPATAQAWWQDDWHYRKQVSVDTTPQGAAINEALGRTALLVRLHTGNFTFDGVKEDGSDLRFVAADDKTVLNHQIESFDALMGMALVWVDVPKVEGGQRQDIWMYYGNPKAPATGNGQLTFDPNYTALYHFDGATGTPAKDTTAYGNTAQSATGASIDGVIGRALQFSGQPLLLPASPSLQHNAGSAFTFSAWLKLEQANGEQLILARREGEQSLLVGLNQGMPFVEIDGQRAMSTLPLNPGQWQHLALTAEGSKVSLYINGRETASLALAMPAFNSVMAIGADLSASAYLPFAGAIDELRLSKVARPAAQLLADANSQGAESKLVAYGVDEEQSGYGFGSLGFLLNAVPMDAWVIIAVLVLMMFQSWIIMVRKNRMVSRVTAANEAFREQFAKVGTRLEMFADDQDLAQRLRDSSLWRLYQVAVKEIRTRREQGADTSSVSAATIEAIRCSMDGVRTRENQALSSKLSTLSNAIAGGPYIGLLGTVLGIMVVFLGTAMAGDVNINAIAPGMAAALLATAMGLFVAIPALFGYNRLITRNKEVSADMRVFVDEFITRLAEMHGESQFSESAHRRGNHTIAQHTNAQAPA; encoded by the coding sequence ATGCAGCGCATATTTCTGGCTTTCCTGATGTGCCTGAGCTTCGTGCTCCCGGCCACCGCCCAAGCGTGGTGGCAGGACGATTGGCATTACCGCAAACAGGTTTCGGTGGACACCACGCCCCAAGGCGCGGCGATCAACGAAGCGCTGGGCCGCACTGCGTTGCTGGTGCGCCTGCACACTGGCAACTTCACCTTCGACGGCGTCAAGGAGGACGGCTCCGACCTGCGCTTCGTCGCCGCCGATGACAAGACCGTGCTCAACCATCAGATCGAAAGCTTCGATGCGCTGATGGGTATGGCGCTGGTGTGGGTCGATGTACCGAAAGTGGAGGGCGGTCAGCGTCAAGACATCTGGATGTACTACGGCAACCCGAAAGCTCCAGCCACCGGCAACGGCCAACTGACGTTCGATCCGAACTACACCGCGCTCTACCATTTCGACGGCGCCACCGGCACCCCGGCCAAAGACACCACCGCCTATGGCAACACCGCGCAAAGCGCCACGGGCGCGAGCATCGACGGCGTGATCGGTCGTGCCTTGCAGTTCAGCGGCCAGCCGCTGTTGTTGCCGGCCAGTCCATCATTGCAGCACAACGCAGGCAGCGCGTTCACCTTCAGCGCCTGGTTGAAACTGGAACAGGCCAATGGCGAGCAACTGATTCTGGCCCGTCGTGAGGGCGAACAAAGCCTGCTGGTTGGTTTGAACCAGGGCATGCCGTTCGTGGAAATCGACGGTCAGCGTGCGATGTCGACCCTGCCATTGAACCCCGGTCAATGGCAGCACCTGGCGCTGACTGCTGAAGGCAGCAAAGTCTCGCTGTACATCAACGGCCGCGAAACCGCGAGCCTGGCGCTGGCAATGCCGGCGTTCAATTCGGTCATGGCGATTGGCGCTGATTTGTCCGCCAGCGCTTACCTGCCGTTTGCGGGTGCGATTGACGAGCTGCGTCTGTCGAAGGTCGCCCGTCCCGCCGCGCAGTTGCTGGCCGATGCCAATTCCCAGGGCGCTGAATCGAAACTGGTGGCTTACGGTGTCGATGAAGAGCAATCGGGTTACGGTTTCGGCAGTCTCGGTTTCCTGCTCAACGCCGTGCCGATGGACGCCTGGGTGATCATCGCGGTACTGGTGCTGATGATGTTCCAGTCGTGGATCATCATGGTTCGCAAGAACCGCATGGTCAGCCGTGTCACGGCGGCCAACGAAGCGTTCCGCGAGCAATTCGCCAAGGTCGGCACACGCCTGGAAATGTTCGCCGACGACCAGGACCTCGCCCAGCGTTTGCGGGACTCTTCGCTGTGGCGCCTGTATCAGGTGGCGGTCAAGGAAATCCGTACCCGCCGTGAGCAGGGCGCTGATACGTCTTCCGTCTCGGCGGCCACCATCGAAGCGATCCGCTGCTCCATGGACGGCGTGCGCACTCGGGAAAACCAGGCGCTCAGCTCGAAACTCTCGACCCTGTCCAACGCCATCGCCGGCGGCCCTTACATCGGCCTGCTCGGCACGGTGCTGGGGATCATGGTGGTGTTCCTCGGCACGGCCATGGCCGGCGACGTCAACATCAACGCCATCGCACCGGGTATGGCCGCCGCGTTGCTGGCCACCGCCATGGGCCTGTTCGTCGCGATCCCGGCACTGTTTGGCTACAACCGCCTGATCACCCGCAACAAGGAAGTCAGTGCCGACATGCGCGTATTCGTCGACGAGTTCATCACTCGCCTGGCGGAGATGCACGGCGAGAGCCAGTTCAGTGAATCGGCCCATCGCCGTGGCAATCACACCATCGCCCAACACACCAATGCCCAAGCACCGGCCTGA
- a CDS encoding ShlB/FhaC/HecB family hemolysin secretion/activation protein: MDHFFKSRLALWGWLLVTAGVQPAWAEQSAELLEPKPVDVNEYFVRGNTVLDARTIEEAVYPFLGPQKYLADIEGARDALQKAYQAKGYQSVFVELPEQKVEDGIVYLQVSETRIGRVRVVGAKHYSPVEIRDDVPALKEGQVPDFAQVQTELAQLNKNPGRQVMPLVREGQRPGTMDVDLEVEDQDPWQASLGLNNDYSADTEKLRSVASLGYNNLWQLGHSVSLTFFTAPEDTSNAKVWSGSYSAPLSERWSVQFAGYQSDSNVATIGGSNVLGKGHSYGVSAIYTLPSSGNWSNSLSAGIDFKDFDEQLDFAGDSDKVPLKYAPFTFAYNGFRYTESSQLGLGLSLVAGTRSFLGYGSSDEDFDYKRYRASPSFAVLKGDTNYTYTFGNDWQTASKAAFQLASGPLVSNEQFSAGGATSVRGYLAAERTGDDGYLLSQELRTPSLAKYLGTYVQEWRFYAFAEGAQLYLRDELPDQDADYALASVGLGTRASLSKWLSGSLDWGYPLLEGPNTSKQESRLHFNLQATF; this comes from the coding sequence GTGGATCATTTTTTCAAGTCACGGCTGGCGCTGTGGGGCTGGCTGCTGGTGACGGCGGGCGTGCAGCCGGCGTGGGCGGAGCAGAGCGCTGAACTGCTGGAACCCAAACCGGTGGACGTCAACGAATACTTCGTGCGTGGCAACACCGTGCTCGATGCCCGGACGATCGAGGAAGCGGTGTATCCGTTCCTTGGTCCGCAGAAATATCTGGCCGACATCGAAGGCGCCCGCGATGCGTTGCAGAAGGCTTACCAAGCCAAAGGATATCAATCGGTATTCGTCGAGTTGCCGGAGCAGAAAGTCGAGGACGGCATCGTCTATCTGCAAGTCAGCGAAACCAGGATCGGTCGGGTGCGTGTGGTCGGCGCCAAGCACTATTCGCCAGTGGAAATTCGCGACGACGTACCGGCGCTGAAAGAAGGCCAGGTGCCGGACTTCGCCCAGGTGCAGACAGAACTTGCGCAGCTCAACAAGAACCCTGGGCGCCAGGTGATGCCGCTGGTACGCGAAGGCCAGCGCCCCGGAACCATGGATGTCGACCTGGAAGTTGAGGACCAGGACCCATGGCAGGCCAGTCTCGGTTTGAACAACGACTACAGCGCCGACACCGAAAAACTGCGCAGCGTTGCGAGCCTTGGCTACAACAACCTGTGGCAGTTGGGGCACAGTGTATCGCTGACGTTCTTTACCGCCCCTGAAGATACCTCCAACGCCAAGGTCTGGTCGGGCTCCTACTCCGCGCCGCTCAGCGAGCGCTGGAGCGTGCAGTTTGCCGGTTACCAGTCCGACAGCAACGTCGCGACCATCGGCGGCAGCAACGTGTTGGGCAAGGGCCATTCCTACGGCGTGTCGGCGATCTACACGCTGCCGTCCAGTGGCAACTGGTCCAATTCGCTGTCGGCCGGCATCGATTTCAAAGACTTCGACGAGCAACTGGACTTCGCCGGCGACAGCGACAAGGTGCCGCTCAAGTACGCGCCGTTCACTTTCGCCTACAACGGCTTTCGCTACACCGAAAGTTCGCAGCTGGGCCTTGGCCTGAGTCTGGTGGCCGGTACTCGCAGCTTCCTGGGTTACGGCAGTTCCGACGAAGACTTCGACTACAAACGCTATCGCGCCAGCCCGAGTTTCGCCGTGCTCAAGGGCGATACCAATTACACCTACACCTTCGGCAACGACTGGCAGACCGCGAGCAAGGCTGCGTTCCAACTCGCCTCTGGGCCGCTGGTATCCAACGAGCAATTTTCCGCCGGTGGCGCCACGTCGGTACGCGGTTATCTCGCGGCCGAGCGCACTGGTGACGACGGCTACCTGCTGAGCCAGGAACTGCGCACGCCATCGCTCGCCAAGTACCTCGGCACCTATGTCCAGGAGTGGCGCTTCTACGCCTTCGCCGAAGGCGCCCAGTTGTACCTGCGCGACGAACTTCCCGATCAAGACGCCGATTACGCCTTGGCCAGTGTTGGCCTGGGCACCCGCGCGAGCTTGAGCAAATGGCTGTCCGGCAGCCTCGATTGGGGCTACCCGCTGCTCGAAGGGCCGAATACCTCGAAACAGGAATCGCGCCTGCATTTCAACCTGCAAGCGACATTCTGA
- a CDS encoding putative porin produces MISNVNRLSLAVGMVIATLVGQAVAAPAPSENATINLIRLLVEQGVLKQDKADKLIAQAQSEADQARKAASAPTAVAATGPTAAPGDVRVQYVPAAVRDQIRDQVKAEVMATAKQENWAQPNTFPDWVSRVSFDGDIRLRDESRYYSGTNSNEIVDFAKLNNNGPYDVNPNSSTSLPPLLNTREDRENLLRLRARLGMKAVIAPDWTAGIRIGTGSDNSPVSTTQTLGGGFGKKDIWLDQGYLTWKATNELTLTGGRFTNPFFSTDMLYSNELNFDGIAAMFDHKLNRDWGMFGTVGAFPIEYTNDTSSSNGFDKEESDNKWLFGAQIGANWAINSSNRLKGALAYYRFDDIEGQRSSPCEPWAGAPGCDSDGTRSAFMQKGNTVFLLRDITPNPLNPATTPQPQFVGLASEFNLLDLNFVWDSDLPEDFKLRSQANYVHNLGYDEGDMRKRAAGQIVNNLDSDGDIESGANAWMVQFTLGNALDMRKQGDWNLFAGYKYIQPDALPDGFNDSSFHLGGTNAKGYFLGGNYGLAKNVYATGRWLSSEAVYGAPFDIDVLQLEINTRF; encoded by the coding sequence ATGATTTCCAATGTGAATCGATTGTCCCTGGCGGTCGGCATGGTCATTGCGACCCTGGTCGGTCAGGCCGTGGCAGCGCCTGCGCCCTCGGAGAACGCCACGATCAATCTGATCCGCTTGCTGGTGGAGCAAGGCGTGTTGAAACAGGACAAGGCCGACAAGCTGATTGCCCAGGCCCAGAGTGAAGCGGATCAGGCCCGCAAAGCCGCTTCCGCACCGACCGCCGTTGCCGCCACCGGCCCGACCGCCGCACCGGGCGATGTGCGTGTGCAGTACGTGCCGGCCGCCGTGCGCGACCAGATCCGCGATCAGGTCAAGGCCGAAGTCATGGCCACCGCCAAGCAGGAAAACTGGGCACAGCCCAACACGTTTCCGGACTGGGTGTCGCGGGTCAGTTTCGATGGCGATATTCGCCTTCGGGACGAATCGCGCTACTACTCGGGGACAAACAGCAACGAAATCGTCGACTTCGCCAAGCTCAACAACAACGGCCCGTATGACGTGAACCCCAACAGCAGCACCAGCCTGCCGCCGTTGCTCAACACCCGCGAAGACCGCGAAAACCTGCTGCGCTTGCGTGCGCGTCTGGGCATGAAAGCAGTGATCGCGCCGGACTGGACCGCGGGTATTCGCATCGGCACCGGTTCCGACAACAGCCCTGTATCGACCACCCAAACCCTCGGTGGTGGCTTTGGCAAGAAAGACATCTGGCTCGATCAGGGCTACCTTACCTGGAAAGCCACCAACGAGCTGACCCTCACCGGTGGCCGCTTCACCAACCCGTTCTTCTCCACCGACATGCTCTATTCCAACGAGTTGAACTTCGACGGTATTGCGGCGATGTTCGATCACAAGCTCAACCGCGATTGGGGCATGTTCGGCACCGTCGGTGCGTTCCCGATCGAGTACACCAACGACACCAGTTCCAGCAACGGCTTCGACAAGGAAGAAAGCGACAACAAATGGCTGTTCGGCGCACAAATCGGCGCCAACTGGGCGATCAACTCCAGCAACCGGCTCAAAGGTGCGTTGGCCTACTACCGCTTCGATGACATCGAAGGCCAGCGTTCCAGCCCTTGCGAACCCTGGGCCGGAGCGCCGGGCTGCGACAGCGATGGCACCCGTTCGGCCTTCATGCAGAAGGGCAACACTGTGTTCCTGCTGCGTGACATCACGCCGAACCCGCTCAACCCGGCAACCACGCCGCAACCGCAATTCGTCGGCCTGGCCTCGGAGTTCAACCTGCTGGACCTGAACTTTGTCTGGGACAGCGACCTGCCGGAAGACTTCAAGCTGCGCAGCCAGGCCAACTACGTACACAACCTGGGCTACGACGAAGGCGACATGCGCAAGCGTGCGGCGGGGCAGATCGTCAACAACCTCGACAGCGATGGCGACATCGAAAGCGGCGCCAACGCGTGGATGGTGCAGTTCACCCTCGGCAATGCATTGGATATGCGCAAGCAGGGCGACTGGAACCTGTTCGCCGGCTACAAGTACATCCAGCCGGATGCCTTGCCGGACGGTTTCAACGATTCCTCGTTCCACCTGGGCGGTACCAACGCCAAGGGTTATTTCCTGGGCGGCAATTACGGTCTGGCCAAGAACGTCTATGCCACCGGTCGCTGGTTGAGCTCAGAAGCGGTGTACGGCGCGCCGTTTGATATCGACGTCTTGCAGCTTGAGATCAACACGCGCTTCTAA